The Burkholderia pyrrocinia genome has a segment encoding these proteins:
- the zapD gene encoding cell division protein ZapD yields MILYEYPFNERIRTLLRLEDLFERFAFFLAQEDPREHHVALTTLFEIAEVTGRADLKSDLMKELERQRQTLAPFRGNPGIEQNALEAVLGEIEQTLANLAQMQGKTGQHLVDNEWLASIRSRAVIPGGTCKFDLPSYYAWQQWPAEQRRQDIAKWIMPMLPLRDAASIVLRLARESGQASKVMAMQGSYQQMLSGRTYQLMQVRVPPELRVIPEASANKYMLWVRFTMQDGDVRPRAVDIDVPFHLTLCNL; encoded by the coding sequence TTGATTCTTTACGAGTATCCGTTCAACGAGCGAATTCGCACGCTGTTGCGCCTCGAAGACCTGTTCGAGCGCTTCGCGTTCTTTTTGGCTCAGGAGGACCCGCGTGAACACCACGTCGCGCTGACGACGCTGTTCGAAATCGCCGAGGTAACCGGCCGCGCGGACCTGAAATCGGATCTGATGAAGGAGCTCGAACGTCAGCGCCAGACGCTCGCCCCCTTTCGCGGCAATCCGGGCATCGAGCAGAACGCGCTCGAAGCCGTGCTCGGCGAAATCGAGCAGACGCTCGCGAATCTCGCGCAGATGCAAGGCAAGACCGGGCAGCACCTCGTCGACAACGAGTGGCTCGCCAGCATCCGCAGCCGAGCAGTGATTCCCGGCGGCACCTGCAAGTTCGACCTGCCTTCGTACTATGCGTGGCAACAATGGCCCGCCGAGCAGCGACGCCAGGACATCGCGAAGTGGATCATGCCGATGCTGCCGCTGCGCGACGCCGCGTCGATCGTACTGCGCCTCGCGCGCGAATCGGGTCAGGCGTCGAAGGTCATGGCGATGCAGGGCAGCTACCAGCAGATGCTGTCCGGCCGCACGTACCAGTTGATGCAGGTGCGCGTACCGCCGGAATTGCGCGTCATTCCCGAAGCGAGCGCGAACAAATACATGCTGTGGGTACGGTTCACCATGCAGGACGGCGATGTACGGCCGCGCGCGGTGGACATCGACGTACCGTTCCACCTGACACTGTGCAATCTGTAA
- the secA gene encoding preprotein translocase subunit SecA encodes MTTGFLQKIFGSRNQRLVKQYQKTVTTINALETQIEKLTDDQLRGKTDEFRQRVAAGESLDKLLPEAFAVCREASRRVLKMRHFDVQMIGGMVLHYGKIAEMRTGEGKTLVATLPVYLNALAGRGVHVVTVNDYLAQRDAEWMARLYNFLGLSVGINLSGMEHDQKQQAYAADITYGTNNEFGFDYLRDNMVYETDARVQRALNFAVVDEVDSILIDEARTPLIISGQAEDHTELYVRMNALPPLLERQIGEEKADGTGVEKPGDYTLDEKSRQVFLTEAGHEKAERLLSEWGLIGDGESLYAPQNITLMHHVYAALRAHTLFYKDQHYVVQNGEVVIVDEFTGRLMAGRRWSDGLHQAVEAKEHVKIQSENQTLASITFQNYFRMYAKLAGMTGTADTEAYEFNEIYGLETVVIPTNRPPKRIDKQDQIYKTAKERYDAVIRDIRDCYERGQPVLVGTTSIENSELLSHLLKQAGLPHEVLNAKQHEREAAIVAEAGRPNRVTIATNMAGRGTDIVLGGNAEKQAAFIEADEAIPADEKARRIQQLHDEWETLHEQVKAAGGLHIIGTERHESRRIDNQLRGRAGRQGDPGSSRFYLSLDDPLLRIFAGDRVRSIMDRLKMPEGEAIEAGIVTRSIESAQRKVEARNFDIRKQLLEYDDVSNDQRKVIYQQRNELLEAHDITETITAMRHGVITEVVRQFVPEGSIEEQWDVPELEEALRNDWQLDLAIQEMVNESSSITAEEILDAVMTAADEQYDAKVAMVGRESFSAFERSVMLQTVDRLWREHLAALDHLRQGIHLRGYAQKNPKQEYKREAFELFAAMLEAIKQEVTRVVMNVQIQSPEQLEEAAEQIEERSSHLENVEYQHAEFAEAAAPVAGGAAVAAAAATADMVDSAMLHSGPGGEMPKVGRNDPCPCGSGKKYKHCHGKLS; translated from the coding sequence ATGACAACCGGTTTTCTCCAGAAAATTTTTGGCAGCCGCAACCAGCGGCTCGTCAAGCAATACCAAAAGACCGTCACGACGATCAATGCGCTCGAAACGCAGATCGAGAAGCTGACGGACGACCAGTTGCGCGGCAAGACGGACGAGTTCCGCCAGCGGGTCGCGGCCGGCGAGTCGCTCGACAAGCTGCTGCCCGAAGCGTTCGCGGTCTGTCGCGAGGCGAGCCGCCGCGTGCTGAAGATGCGGCACTTCGACGTGCAGATGATCGGCGGCATGGTGCTCCACTACGGCAAGATCGCGGAAATGCGCACCGGCGAAGGCAAGACGCTCGTCGCGACGCTGCCCGTGTACCTGAATGCGCTGGCCGGGCGCGGCGTGCACGTCGTGACCGTCAACGACTACCTCGCGCAGCGTGACGCCGAATGGATGGCGCGCCTCTACAACTTCCTCGGTCTGTCGGTCGGCATCAACCTGTCCGGCATGGAGCACGACCAGAAGCAGCAGGCCTACGCGGCGGACATCACGTACGGCACGAACAACGAGTTCGGCTTCGACTACCTACGCGACAACATGGTCTACGAGACCGACGCGCGCGTGCAGCGGGCACTGAACTTCGCGGTCGTCGACGAAGTGGACTCGATCCTGATCGACGAGGCGCGCACGCCGCTGATCATCTCGGGCCAGGCAGAGGACCACACCGAACTGTACGTGCGGATGAACGCGCTGCCGCCGCTGCTCGAGCGCCAGATCGGCGAGGAGAAGGCCGACGGCACGGGTGTCGAGAAGCCGGGCGACTACACGCTCGACGAGAAGTCGCGCCAGGTGTTCCTGACGGAAGCGGGTCACGAGAAGGCCGAACGGCTGCTCTCCGAATGGGGCCTGATCGGCGACGGCGAGAGCCTGTACGCGCCGCAGAACATCACGCTGATGCACCACGTGTACGCGGCGCTGCGCGCCCACACGCTGTTCTACAAGGACCAGCACTACGTCGTGCAGAACGGCGAAGTGGTCATCGTCGATGAATTCACGGGCCGCCTGATGGCCGGCCGCCGCTGGTCCGACGGCCTGCACCAGGCCGTCGAGGCGAAGGAACACGTGAAGATCCAGAGCGAGAACCAGACGCTCGCATCGATCACGTTCCAGAACTACTTCCGGATGTACGCGAAGCTGGCGGGCATGACGGGGACCGCGGACACCGAAGCGTACGAATTCAACGAGATCTACGGTCTCGAGACGGTCGTGATCCCGACCAACCGTCCGCCGAAGCGGATCGACAAGCAGGACCAGATCTACAAGACGGCCAAGGAGCGCTACGACGCGGTGATCCGCGACATCCGCGACTGCTACGAGCGCGGCCAGCCGGTGCTGGTCGGCACGACGTCGATCGAGAACTCCGAGTTGCTGTCGCACCTGCTGAAGCAGGCCGGCCTGCCGCACGAAGTGCTGAACGCGAAGCAGCACGAGCGTGAAGCGGCGATCGTCGCGGAAGCCGGGCGCCCGAACCGCGTGACGATCGCGACCAACATGGCCGGCCGCGGCACCGACATCGTGCTCGGCGGCAATGCCGAGAAGCAGGCCGCGTTCATCGAGGCCGACGAAGCGATCCCGGCCGACGAAAAGGCGCGCCGCATCCAGCAGCTGCACGACGAGTGGGAAACGCTGCACGAGCAGGTGAAGGCCGCGGGCGGCCTGCACATCATCGGCACCGAGCGCCACGAATCGCGCCGGATCGACAACCAGTTGCGCGGCCGTGCGGGCCGCCAGGGCGATCCGGGCTCGTCGCGCTTCTACCTGTCGCTCGACGATCCGCTGCTGCGCATCTTCGCGGGCGACCGCGTGCGCTCGATCATGGATCGCCTGAAGATGCCGGAAGGCGAGGCGATCGAGGCAGGCATCGTCACGCGTTCGATCGAATCCGCGCAGCGCAAGGTCGAAGCGCGCAACTTCGACATCCGCAAGCAACTGCTCGAATACGACGACGTGTCGAACGACCAGCGCAAGGTCATCTACCAGCAGCGCAACGAACTGCTCGAAGCACACGACATCACGGAGACGATCACCGCGATGCGCCACGGCGTGATTACCGAAGTCGTCCGCCAGTTCGTGCCGGAAGGCAGCATCGAGGAGCAGTGGGACGTGCCCGAGCTCGAGGAAGCGCTGCGCAACGACTGGCAGCTCGATCTCGCGATCCAGGAAATGGTGAACGAGTCGTCGTCGATCACGGCCGAGGAAATTCTCGACGCGGTGATGACGGCCGCCGACGAGCAGTACGACGCAAAGGTCGCAATGGTCGGCCGCGAATCGTTCAGCGCGTTCGAGCGTTCGGTGATGCTGCAGACGGTCGACCGCCTGTGGCGCGAACACCTCGCTGCGCTCGACCACCTGCGCCAGGGCATCCACCTGCGCGGTTATGCGCAGAAGAACCCGAAGCAGGAGTACAAACGCGAAGCGTTCGAGCTGTTCGCCGCGATGCTCGAGGCGATCAAGCAGGAAGTCACGCGGGTCGTGATGAACGTGCAGATCCAGTCGCCGGAGCAGCTCGAGGAAGCAGCCGAGCAGATCGAAGAGCGCAGCAGCCATCTCGAGAACGTCGAGTACCAGCACGCCGAGTTCGCCGAAGCCGCCGCACCGGTGGCCGGCGGGGCAGCCGTCGCGGCCGCGGCGGCGACGGCCGACATGGTCGACAGCGCGATGCTCCACAGCGGCCCCGGCGGCGAGATGCCGAAGGTCGGCCGTAACGATCCGTGCCCGTGCGGCAGCGGCAAGAAGTACAAGCACTGTCACGGGAAGCTGTCATGA
- a CDS encoding DNA gyrase inhibitor YacG: MTTVVKCPSCGAEVRWTPENQFRPFCSARCKQLDLGAWAAEKYRIGGTSDEGPSSEEDGTDGRPDS; encoded by the coding sequence ATGACTACCGTTGTGAAATGCCCGTCGTGCGGCGCCGAAGTGCGCTGGACCCCTGAAAATCAGTTCCGTCCGTTCTGTTCGGCCCGCTGCAAGCAGCTCGACCTCGGCGCATGGGCCGCGGAAAAGTACCGGATCGGCGGTACGTCCGACGAAGGCCCTTCGTCGGAAGAAGACGGCACGGACGGCCGCCCCGACAGCTAA
- the argJ gene encoding bifunctional glutamate N-acetyltransferase/amino-acid acetyltransferase ArgJ encodes MAVNFPSIDPAQLHPVAGVTLGWAEANIRKPNRKDVLVISVDEGATVAGVFTENRFCAAPVTVCREHLAKVRAGGAGIRALVVNTGNANAGTGEPGLVNTRETCTELARLAGIEPAQVLPFSTGVILEPLPIDRLKAGLPAALENRKAANWFDAAQAIMTTDTLPKATSRQVTIDGHTVTLTGISKGAGMIKPNMATMLGFLAFDANVAQTVLDTLVKEVADRSFNCITIDGDTSTNDSFILIASGKSTLPAITSTDSPAYAALRDAVTEVAQVLSQLIVRDGEGATKFMTVQVEGGKSVAECRQIAYAIGHSPLVKTAFYASDPNLGRILAAIGYAGVADLDVGKIDLYLDDVLVAKAGGRNPAYQEEDGQRVMKQSEITIRVLLGRGDAQATVWTCDLSHDYVSINADYRS; translated from the coding sequence ATGGCTGTCAATTTTCCGTCGATCGATCCCGCCCAACTGCATCCCGTCGCCGGCGTCACGCTCGGCTGGGCGGAAGCGAATATCCGCAAGCCGAATCGCAAGGACGTGCTGGTGATCTCCGTCGACGAAGGGGCGACGGTCGCGGGCGTGTTCACCGAAAACCGTTTCTGCGCCGCGCCGGTCACCGTCTGCCGCGAGCACCTGGCGAAGGTGCGCGCAGGCGGCGCGGGCATCCGCGCACTGGTCGTGAATACGGGCAATGCGAACGCGGGCACCGGCGAGCCGGGCCTCGTGAACACCCGCGAGACCTGCACGGAACTCGCACGCCTCGCGGGCATCGAGCCGGCGCAGGTGCTGCCGTTCTCGACCGGCGTGATCCTCGAGCCGCTGCCGATCGACCGCCTGAAGGCCGGCCTGCCTGCCGCGCTCGAGAACCGCAAGGCCGCGAACTGGTTTGACGCCGCGCAGGCGATCATGACGACCGACACGCTGCCGAAGGCCACGTCGCGCCAGGTTACGATCGACGGCCACACGGTCACGCTGACGGGCATCAGCAAGGGCGCCGGCATGATCAAGCCGAACATGGCAACGATGCTCGGCTTCCTCGCGTTCGATGCGAACGTCGCGCAGACGGTGCTCGACACGCTCGTGAAGGAAGTCGCCGACCGCTCGTTCAACTGCATCACGATCGACGGCGACACGTCGACAAACGACTCGTTCATCCTGATCGCGTCGGGCAAGAGCACGCTGCCCGCGATCACGTCGACCGATTCGCCGGCCTATGCGGCGCTGCGCGATGCGGTGACGGAAGTCGCCCAGGTGCTGTCGCAACTGATCGTGCGCGATGGCGAAGGCGCGACGAAATTCATGACGGTGCAGGTCGAAGGCGGCAAGAGCGTCGCCGAATGCCGCCAGATCGCGTACGCGATCGGCCATTCGCCGCTCGTGAAGACGGCCTTCTACGCATCCGACCCCAACCTCGGCCGGATTCTCGCGGCGATCGGCTACGCGGGCGTCGCGGATCTCGACGTCGGCAAGATCGACCTCTATCTCGACGACGTGCTTGTCGCGAAGGCGGGCGGCCGCAACCCGGCCTACCAGGAAGAGGACGGCCAGCGCGTGATGAAGCAGAGCGAAATCACGATCCGCGTGCTGCTCGGCCGCGGCGACGCGCAGGCCACAGTGTGGACGTGCGACCTGTCGCACGATTACGTAAGCATCAACGCGGATTACCGCTCCTGA
- a CDS encoding peroxiredoxin, with product MIQVGDALPDAQLFEFIDDTREGCTLGPNAFSVRDQVAGKRVVIFGLPGAFTPTCSAQHVPGYVEHAEQLRSAGVDEIWCVSVNDAFVMGAWGRDLHTAGKVRMMADGSAAFTHALGLTQDLSARGMGIRSLRYAMVIDGGVVKTLAVEAPGKFEVSDAASVLATLTS from the coding sequence ATGATTCAAGTGGGCGACGCGCTGCCCGACGCGCAGTTGTTCGAGTTCATCGACGACACGCGCGAAGGGTGCACGCTGGGGCCGAATGCCTTCAGCGTGCGCGACCAGGTTGCGGGAAAGCGGGTGGTGATCTTCGGATTGCCGGGCGCTTTCACGCCGACCTGCTCGGCGCAGCATGTACCGGGCTACGTCGAACACGCCGAGCAACTGCGCTCGGCGGGTGTCGACGAGATCTGGTGCGTGTCCGTCAACGACGCATTCGTGATGGGCGCATGGGGACGTGATCTGCACACCGCGGGCAAGGTGCGCATGATGGCGGACGGTAGCGCGGCTTTCACTCATGCGCTGGGGCTGACGCAGGATTTGTCCGCGCGTGGCATGGGAATTCGTTCCCTGCGCTACGCGATGGTGATTGACGGCGGTGTGGTCAAGACGCTGGCCGTCGAGGCGCCGGGCAAATTCGAAGTGAGCGATGCGGCGAGTGTTCTCGCGACGTTGACGTCCTGA
- the ftsZ gene encoding cell division protein FtsZ, giving the protein MEFEMLETETNGTIIKVVGVGGAGGNAVQHMINRGVQGVDFIVMNTDAQALSRSRASSVIQLGNTGLGAGAKPEMGRAAAEEARERIADALRGAHMVFITAGMGGGTGTGAAPVVAQIAKEMGILTVGVVSKPFEFEGGKRMRVAEAGSQQLEDHVDSLIVVLNDKLFDVMGDDAEMDKCFQCADDVLNNAVAGIAEIINVDGLVNVDFEDVKTVMGEQGKAMMGTATVAGVDRARLAAEQAVASPLLEGVDLSGARGVLVNITSSRSLRLSETREVMNTIKSYAAEDATVIFGAVYDDAMGDALRVTVVATGLGRAAKKQQSAPMTLLRTGTDNQPVSAVSHGYAQPHHVSTADYGALDTPAVWRNSRETAASHVQALQEKGVDTYDIPAFLRKQAD; this is encoded by the coding sequence ATGGAATTCGAAATGCTGGAAACCGAGACCAACGGCACCATCATCAAGGTGGTCGGCGTTGGCGGCGCTGGCGGCAATGCCGTACAGCACATGATCAACCGCGGCGTGCAGGGCGTCGACTTCATCGTGATGAACACGGACGCCCAGGCGCTGTCGCGTTCGCGCGCATCGTCGGTGATCCAGCTTGGCAACACGGGCCTCGGCGCCGGTGCGAAGCCGGAAATGGGCCGTGCGGCAGCGGAAGAAGCGCGTGAGCGCATCGCCGACGCACTGCGCGGCGCGCACATGGTGTTCATTACGGCCGGCATGGGCGGCGGTACGGGCACGGGCGCGGCACCGGTGGTCGCGCAGATCGCGAAAGAGATGGGCATCCTGACGGTCGGTGTCGTCAGCAAGCCGTTCGAGTTCGAAGGCGGCAAGCGCATGCGCGTCGCCGAAGCAGGTTCGCAGCAACTGGAGGATCACGTCGACTCGCTGATCGTCGTACTGAACGACAAGCTGTTCGACGTGATGGGCGACGACGCCGAGATGGACAAGTGCTTCCAGTGCGCGGACGACGTGTTGAACAACGCGGTCGCAGGCATCGCTGAAATCATCAACGTCGATGGCCTCGTGAACGTCGACTTCGAAGACGTGAAGACGGTGATGGGCGAGCAGGGCAAGGCGATGATGGGCACGGCGACGGTCGCCGGCGTCGATCGCGCACGCCTCGCGGCGGAACAGGCCGTGGCGAGCCCGCTGCTCGAAGGCGTCGATCTGTCGGGCGCGCGCGGCGTGCTGGTCAACATCACGTCGAGCCGTTCGCTGCGCCTGTCGGAAACGCGCGAAGTGATGAACACGATCAAGAGCTACGCGGCGGAAGATGCCACGGTGATCTTCGGTGCGGTGTACGACGACGCGATGGGCGATGCGTTGCGCGTGACGGTCGTGGCGACGGGTCTGGGCCGTGCGGCGAAGAAGCAGCAGTCGGCGCCGATGACGCTGCTGCGCACGGGTACGGACAACCAGCCGGTCAGCGCGGTGTCGCACGGCTATGCGCAGCCGCATCACGTCAGCACGGCCGACTACGGCGCGCTCGATACGCCGGCGGTGTGGCGCAACTCGCGCGAAACCGCGGCATCGCACGTGCAGGCGCTGCAGGAGAAGGGTGTCGACACCTACGACATCCCGGCTTTCCTGCGCAAGCAGGCTGACTGA
- a CDS encoding ATP-binding protein, protein MDKLEQFLTRAEVLLGRLEGMLPPAPAAIDWNAAHAFRWRKRQGRGYLQPVPAVSSITLGDLHNIDRQKGLIEQNTRQFVQQKPANNVLLTGARGTGKSSLIKACLNAYAKDGLRLIEVDKDDLHDLGDIVDLISQRPERFVVFCDDLSFEEGESGYKALKVALDGSIAAQSDNVLIYATSNRRHLLPEYMSDNESYKHLPDGEIHPGEVVEEKISLSERFGLWVSFYPFKQDDYLGIVAHWLRHFGCADAEIESARGDALVWALERGSRSGRVAWQFARDWSGRKEQA, encoded by the coding sequence ATGGACAAGCTTGAACAGTTTCTGACGCGCGCGGAAGTGCTGCTCGGCCGCCTCGAGGGGATGCTGCCGCCCGCGCCGGCGGCCATCGACTGGAACGCCGCGCACGCGTTCCGCTGGCGCAAGCGCCAGGGGCGCGGCTACCTGCAGCCGGTGCCGGCAGTGTCGTCGATCACGCTCGGCGACCTGCACAACATCGATCGCCAGAAAGGGTTGATCGAACAGAACACGCGGCAGTTCGTGCAGCAGAAGCCGGCCAACAACGTGTTGCTGACCGGTGCGCGCGGCACCGGCAAGTCGTCGCTGATTAAGGCGTGCCTGAACGCCTATGCGAAGGACGGGCTGCGCCTGATCGAAGTCGACAAGGACGACCTGCACGATCTCGGCGACATCGTCGATCTGATCTCGCAGCGTCCGGAGCGGTTCGTCGTGTTTTGCGACGACCTGTCGTTCGAGGAAGGCGAATCGGGCTACAAGGCGCTGAAAGTCGCGCTCGACGGCTCGATTGCCGCGCAGTCGGACAACGTGCTGATCTACGCGACGTCGAACCGCCGCCATTTGCTGCCCGAGTACATGAGCGACAACGAGTCGTACAAGCATCTCCCGGATGGCGAGATTCACCCCGGCGAAGTCGTCGAGGAGAAGATCTCGCTGTCGGAGCGCTTCGGCCTGTGGGTCAGCTTCTATCCGTTCAAGCAGGACGACTACCTCGGCATCGTCGCGCACTGGCTGCGTCATTTCGGCTGCGCGGATGCGGAGATCGAGTCTGCGCGCGGCGACGCGCTCGTGTGGGCGCTCGAGCGCGGTTCGCGGTCGGGACGCGTCGCGTGGCAGTTCGCGCGTGACTGGTCGGGACGCAAGGAGCAGGCATGA
- the lpxC gene encoding UDP-3-O-acyl-N-acetylglucosamine deacetylase, producing the protein MLKQRTIKSIVKTVGIGLHSGRKIELTLRPAAPGTGIVFSRIDLPTPVDIPASAMSIGDTRLASVLQKDGARVSTVEHLMSACAGLGIDNLYVDVTAEEIPIMDGSAATFVFLIQSAGIEEQNAPKRFIKVTKPVEIRDGDKFARLDPYFGFKLKFSIDFRHPAVDKTGQELEVDFANTSYVREIARARTFGFAHEAEMLRELGLARGGSMDNAIVLDEYRILNNDGLRYDDEFVKHKMLDAIGDLYVVGHPLLASYTAYKSGHGLNNALLRELLAHEDAYEIVTFDDPQAAPSGFAFDAQTAFA; encoded by the coding sequence ATGCTGAAGCAGCGCACCATCAAATCGATCGTGAAGACCGTGGGTATCGGTCTCCACTCGGGTCGCAAGATTGAACTGACGCTCCGTCCCGCCGCGCCGGGCACGGGCATCGTCTTCTCGCGCATCGACCTGCCTACGCCCGTCGACATTCCCGCATCGGCGATGTCGATCGGCGACACGCGGCTCGCGTCGGTGCTGCAGAAGGATGGTGCGCGCGTGTCGACGGTCGAGCACCTGATGTCGGCATGCGCCGGCCTCGGCATCGACAACCTCTATGTCGACGTGACGGCCGAGGAAATCCCGATCATGGACGGCAGCGCGGCGACCTTCGTGTTCCTGATCCAGTCCGCCGGCATCGAGGAGCAGAACGCGCCGAAGCGCTTCATCAAGGTGACGAAGCCGGTTGAAATCCGCGACGGCGACAAGTTCGCGCGTCTCGATCCGTATTTCGGCTTCAAGCTGAAGTTCTCGATCGACTTCCGTCACCCGGCCGTCGACAAGACCGGCCAGGAGCTCGAGGTCGACTTCGCGAATACGTCGTACGTGCGCGAGATCGCGCGCGCACGCACGTTCGGCTTCGCGCACGAAGCCGAGATGCTGCGTGAGCTGGGCCTGGCGCGGGGCGGCAGCATGGACAACGCGATCGTGCTCGACGAATACCGGATCCTGAACAACGACGGGCTGCGCTACGACGACGAGTTCGTGAAGCACAAGATGCTCGACGCGATCGGCGACCTGTACGTGGTCGGCCATCCGCTGCTGGCGTCGTACACCGCGTACAAGTCGGGGCACGGGCTGAACAACGCGCTGTTGCGCGAGCTGCTCGCGCACGAAGACGCCTACGAGATCGTCACGTTCGACGATCCGCAGGCTGCGCCGAGCGGCTTCGCGTTCGACGCGCAGACTGCGTTCGCCTGA
- the coaE gene encoding dephospho-CoA kinase (Dephospho-CoA kinase (CoaE) performs the final step in coenzyme A biosynthesis.) — MFAVGLTGGIGSGKTTVADLFGARGASLVDTDLIAHHITAPGGLAMPAIEQAFGRGFVAADGSLDRAKMRALIFSDDDARRRLEAITHPLIRAETDREAREAQGPYVMFVVPLLVESGNWKSRSNRVLVVDCPVETQIARVMRRNGFTRAQVEAIIARQATREARLAAADDVIVNDATAPDALAAQVDALHQRYLGFAAAAQ; from the coding sequence ATGTTCGCAGTAGGACTCACCGGCGGCATCGGCAGCGGCAAAACCACCGTCGCCGACCTGTTCGGCGCCCGCGGCGCATCGCTCGTCGATACCGATCTGATCGCCCACCACATCACCGCGCCGGGCGGCCTCGCGATGCCTGCGATCGAACAGGCGTTCGGCCGCGGCTTCGTTGCCGCGGACGGTTCGCTCGATCGCGCGAAGATGCGCGCACTGATTTTCAGCGACGACGACGCGCGCCGGCGCCTCGAGGCAATCACGCACCCGCTGATTCGCGCGGAAACCGATCGCGAGGCGCGCGAAGCGCAGGGCCCGTACGTGATGTTCGTCGTGCCGCTGCTCGTCGAGTCGGGCAACTGGAAGTCACGCAGCAATCGCGTGCTCGTGGTCGACTGTCCGGTCGAAACGCAGATCGCGCGCGTGATGCGGCGCAACGGGTTCACGCGCGCGCAGGTCGAGGCGATCATCGCAAGACAGGCGACGCGCGAGGCCCGTCTCGCGGCGGCCGACGACGTGATCGTCAACGACGCGACGGCGCCCGATGCGCTCGCCGCACAGGTCGATGCACTGCACCAGCGCTATCTCGGGTTCGCGGCCGCCGCGCAGTGA
- a CDS encoding NUDIX domain-containing protein, whose product MSTDLAQGAVRAPDGRKVTEVAVGVMVKPDGSYLLAQRLQGKPYEGYWEFPGGKLEAGESVEDALARELHEELGIVVTASHRWHTLEHDYPHAYVRLYFCKVTGWTGEPHSKEGQAFVWQQLPVDVAPLLPAALPVLELLEKEAASH is encoded by the coding sequence ATGAGCACGGATCTCGCACAGGGCGCCGTGCGCGCGCCGGATGGCCGCAAGGTGACGGAAGTCGCGGTCGGCGTGATGGTGAAGCCGGATGGCAGCTACCTGCTCGCGCAGCGGCTGCAGGGCAAGCCGTATGAAGGCTACTGGGAGTTTCCGGGCGGCAAGCTGGAGGCCGGCGAGAGCGTCGAGGACGCGCTGGCGCGGGAACTGCACGAGGAGCTCGGCATCGTCGTCACGGCCAGCCACCGCTGGCACACGCTCGAGCACGATTATCCGCACGCGTACGTGCGGCTTTATTTCTGCAAGGTGACGGGCTGGACGGGCGAGCCGCACAGCAAGGAAGGGCAGGCGTTCGTGTGGCAGCAGTTGCCGGTCGACGTCGCGCCGCTGCTGCCGGCGGCGCTGCCGGTGCTCGAACTGCTCGAGAAGGAAGCGGCGTCGCACTGA
- a CDS encoding DUF721 domain-containing protein, with product MNRFSKRFGPLAAHRPQPVSEVLGRTDAFTALRAGVEQIASLQRDLSALLPDYLANHVDPGFIKDGTLTLFAAHNALAARLRQVEPRLLGDLQKRGWPVATLRVRVRPKDAPEPPHVKQARMTSVGAAALRDLADHLEPSPLQAALARMAARHGAKSPR from the coding sequence ATGAACCGATTTTCCAAGCGTTTCGGCCCGCTCGCCGCGCATCGCCCGCAACCCGTGTCCGAAGTACTCGGCCGCACCGACGCGTTCACGGCGCTGCGCGCCGGCGTCGAGCAAATCGCGTCGCTGCAGCGCGATCTGTCCGCGCTCCTGCCCGACTATCTTGCGAATCATGTCGATCCGGGCTTCATCAAGGACGGCACCCTGACCCTCTTTGCCGCGCACAATGCGCTGGCCGCGCGGCTGCGGCAGGTCGAGCCGCGGCTGCTCGGCGATCTCCAGAAGCGCGGCTGGCCCGTCGCGACGCTACGCGTGCGCGTGCGTCCGAAGGACGCGCCGGAGCCGCCGCACGTGAAGCAGGCGCGGATGACCTCGGTCGGCGCCGCCGCATTGCGCGACCTCGCCGATCACCTCGAACCGTCGCCGCTGCAGGCCGCGCTCGCGCGAATGGCGGCCCGGCACGGCGCGAAATCGCCGCGCTGA